ttttgttatcattttcattatcattaaagtcaatcattatcattattgccatttttatcatgatcatttttaccattacaaatatcattatcatttttaccattacaaatatcattatcattttaccattacaaatatcattatcatcattattaaaagaatttagataaaataaacacaacatatattatcattgttatcattatcatcatttttattttcattttcgccGAAACAATAtagatgatcattattaccatttttatcattatcattatcaccattatagatataatttccttgttaccaccattatcaaaaatatatacacttcattatcatcactattaaaagaactttgaaaaaaaacaatatatatatattatcactataatcttaactatcattaataatttatcattattattaccatcattatcattttccatattgccatcattaacataaatatatacatcattatcatcattatcaatagaacttagaaaaaaacataattaaaatcgtcatgatcattattaccatctttatcgtcattatcacgattataaacatcattttcctcattaccatcattattaaaagaatatacacataattatcatcaaaagaACTTAGAAAGACACAatatatgtcatcattattatcaattttatcattatcattatcaccatttataaacatcattttccatattaccatcattattaaaaacatatacacatcattatcatcattgttaaaagaaaaatattatcataatcatcattatcgttattatcacctatattattctcattatcacatttataaACACCATTTTCCATATCaacatcataaataaataaaaatatacacattatgcAGATTCTTCTTGCAATTATACGCAGTTTTAATTCGTCGCTTGCAACATTACATCCCTATCACATCAATCAATAACCTACACTTTATTACGCTGTCCACGCTTCGTTATTCACAATAATTAACTTTTAATTGTATCTCGTAGTTTGTTCGCAACGGTAGGCAATGTTTAAGATCcgtgaaagcgaaaaaaaaaggaagaaaaaaattgaaaataaaaaatgaaaatggatgatCATGGCAAAGAAGTGGAAAAGTGAGAGGGTGATATTTAAGGTCAATTTGAAtaattaattatgaaaaaaaagtggaagaaaaatactaatgttacaaaatgaataaagaataataataataataatcaaacaccaaaaaacaaaacaaaaaaaacaaaaaactcgcatataaaaacacaccgtaaccatttttgttttaaatcgaAAATTTAGCCCcccaaaaaaatcgaaaaatgaAGAACATTTCAACCAAATCCAATAAGCTGTTCTagtcacaccccccccccccccaccccctcgaacGCGCTGTTTACCACCCGAAGTTACCCGGCGTCATCAGCTCTCAATTTAGGGAGAGGAACCTTAATTGTAACTTTAGGGAAAAGATCTTGAGGCTCTGTTATGCCGGACCCTCCACGCCGAGAGGTAATCAAAGGCCTTGTTGACAGTCGAGGCGATGGCCCGGCTTGCCTTTTCTTGGATTTTCTTGGATTTTCTTGGATTTTCTTTGCTGTTCTTTGCCTTTCTTGgattttcttggattttttttttttttttttttgtgcttttcgttgtttttctttgcttttcttggattttctttgcttttctttctttcgtcttcttcgctttcttctcctttttattgtttttcttcttgttatgttggttttaattttattttcttctttttattttttttttctttattttctatatcttgttcttctttttcttttattttgtttatttttttcctcttttttcttttttctttcttctctctttcttcttcttagtcttcttcgcTTTCTTAGCTTTTAGTtttgtaatatttctttattatttattgttaatgatgctgttattattattattattattattattactattgttgttattactattattattattactattgttatcattattattaccatcatcaatattattactattattactattatctttaccattaataatattactgtcattaccattatgattaatattatcattatcatttattcaacattttcattataattgtcattatcatcaatatccctTTTGTGATtgccattcatattatcatcattattatctttattattgttatcattatcattatgcttcttattatcattcttgttatttgttaccattaatactatcattattataatttaatttattactattttcttatccctgtgaacattattactattatttttgttatcattataattacatttgacatttacttttatttattttttattaattaatcgtattcttcctcttcttcatcctcttcgtcctcttctttctcatcctttccctgttcctcattttcctcttcctcatcttcctccttctctgcctcctccttttccttctcatcctcccccgcttgctcctacctctccctcttatttttcttcttcctctcaccttcccatcctttctcctcctcatccctcctacttaccccctccccccctctttcccgtctcctcttcctcctctttctcctcttcatccgtcttcctcctcctctcttcctcctcctccccatcctcccataccctatcttccttccccctcctcgtattccccatcctcttccacctccctttctccccttcccctcctcgtcttcctctcctcccctcccctcctccccataccctatccctcaccccctcctcctcccttccccccctcttcctacacccttcccctcctccccctcctccttcctcccctccctcctcctctcttcctaccccctccccctcccccctcctttcttcctacccccctccccctccctcccccctcctcttcctctaatgtAAAAACTTGTtctgcgcaaaaaaaaaaaaaaaaaaattgcaaagcaTCGCTTGAAGGGGAATGCGCGAGGTAATTAAGTTTTAAGAGATtaattaaaaatgaatatatgacaattatttttatgattcaaCGGATTTAATCGTCATAATAGCGATTAGCgaatgttttcctctctctctctctctctctctctctctctctctctctctctctctctctctctctctctctctctctctctctctctctctctctctctctctctctctctctctctctctgtctctctctctctctctctctctctctctttgttatttttttcatacaaagagaagaatgaaagaactaAGAGacggtaaaaaaggaaagaggaagaggaggtatgaTGATAATCAggacaaaaagggaaaaggaaaaaaaaaggaaaaagttaatttttttttttttttgacaaaaacTAAACACGGGAAAACTCTAGCACGTTTAaccaaagaaaaaacatatataatgaaaagaaggcaaaacaaaaaaaaagaaaatgatataaccgcaaaacgaataaagagagagagagagagagagagagagagagagagagagatagagagagagagagagagagagagagactaatagccGTATTTTGTCCTGAAGCAAAGTAGTtcaaaatggaggagagagatggcgcTGCTTCCACgtttcctcttaccctctcctcctcaggGATTCCGAAATActtgcgtctctctcttcttcctaatcAGTCTGTCAATCTTGTGTAgcttctttttcagttttttttttttttttttgggggggggaggggtctctctctctctctctctctctctctctctctctctatctatctatctttatttctttctctctctctctctctatctctctctctttctttctttcttcctttctttctctctctctctatctcccccctctctctctctctctctctctctctctctctctctctctctctctctctctctctctctctctctctctctctctctctctctctctctcgttttccttcgtcttcttctttccctttcgtttttttttttcgtttttttgcggGAAAGAAGTTCATTTCGTAATCAATGAGGTATCcatagtctgtttgtttgtttgtttgtctcgtcgtgtgtgtttttggtcgtttgaaagggggggggggtctaagggaggggaggaggaggggagtgtatgtgtgtgtttgtttgtgtgtgcgtttaaggagtagggaggtgtgtgtgtgtgtgttttttttttgtgtgtgtgtgtgtgtttgtgtttgtgtgtgtgtttgtgtttatctgtgtttgtgtgtgtttaaggaatggggaagtgtgtgtgtgtgtttgtgtgtgtgtgtgtgtgtgtgtgagtgtgtgtgtgtgtatttgtgtgtgtgtgtgtttgtgtgtgtgtgtgtgtgtgtgtgtgtgtgtgtctgtgtgtgtgtgtttgtgtttgtatgtgtgtgtgtgtctgtgtgtgtgtgtttgtgtgtgtgtttgtgtttgtatgtgtgtgcgtgtgtgtctgtgtgtgtgtgtttgtgtgtgtgtttgtgtttgtatgtgtgtgtgtgtttgtgtgtgtgtgtgtgtgtgtgtgtgtgtgtgtgtttgtgtgtgtgtgtgtgtttatgtatgttcatatctttatctcctcttccttcctttatttttcctatttacttttccttttctctttcgtcctgcctcatttaccctttcttctttctccgtctccctacttcgctcttctttttctattttctctctcttccctcttttattcttccctcttACTTCCCCAATTCTTAtatcctttccttttactttgttctatacccccccccccccccatcttccttatttttgtattttccttcttcccttccccttctctactctttctccgcCCTTTATTCCGTTTTATCGTTCCCTCCCTttattcatttcctctcccctcttctctccccctctcatttcctttcctcctcctttttctcccattccttctgctttcccccttcttcttcctctcctctccttccctacaccctcacccccctctttttgtatcctcctccatccatctcatctattcctctccctctctctctctcccatcacccccacctccctctctctctctcatcatccacccccctccctctctctctttctctctctctctctctctctctctctctctctttctctctctctctctctctctctctctctctctttctctctctctctctctctctctctctctctctctctctctctctctctctctctctctctctctctctctctctctcatcaccctccccctttcctctctctctcccatcacccccacctccctctctttctcccatcaccctccccctttcctctctctcccatcaccctcccctctccctctctctctcttcccttgcctctccctctatctctctaccatcaccccccccccctccctctctcttccccatcagtccctaccccctccttctctctcccccatcacccttcctcctccctctctctctcttccctatcctcccccgcctctctctcgctctctctcccatcaccccctccctctctctcccaccaccctctcccctccctctctcttccccatcatcctcccccctccctccctctctctcatcctccacctgcctctccctctatctccctaccATCacttcacaccctccctctctctctcccatcaccctcccccctccctctctctccctcatcactcccctctctctctctcccatcaccctcccccctccctctctctcccccatccctctcccccctttcctctctctctcttccctatcctcccccctccccccctctctcgctctctcccatcctccccccacctcccctccttcctaaaAGAGGTTAACAAGACTATGAAGCTAATGATGTTGACAGCcgatgcccccccccctaccaatacccccttacccccccccccggccacccgagaaaggaaagataaatgtcttttttcttggtattttcttctttttctgtttctttttatctttctcttttttttttctttttttcatcttttcctgtctacttttttccttctatttctcctactccttcctcttcctcttgttcttctttttctttaacttctacctcttcctctttcttcttctcctccttcttcttcttcttcttcttcttcatattatcattatttactcggctccctctttttcctcgtctccttctgcttcatcatcatcatcattatcatcttcttcttcttcttcttcttcttcttctttttcctcctttttcttcttctctttctttttcgtcttctcatccctcctcttctttttcttattattatcattattattattcgttttcttcttcttctcctgcttctttttcttttccttcatctatttatttttattttttccctcttcttttctccttcttcttcttcgttttcttcttcttcttcttcttcctcctctcctgatTACTCTTCCcctgctttttcttctccttcttctccttctccttattattattttttttttttctttattctattgctgtttctccttcttgttaTGATCGATCGTTTGATGAAATGACAGgtccataaatagataaatatagatagataaacacgtatgtagataggtaagtagatagatatctaaatatttgttatctgtccatttgtattgctatgtctttttctctctttctctctctctctctctctctctctctctctctctctctctctctctctctctctctctctctctctctctctctctctctctctctctctttccctccccctgtcccctccccccttctctcctctcttattctccctctctcttccaatcaCTCTCCTT
This genomic stretch from Penaeus chinensis breed Huanghai No. 1 chromosome 8, ASM1920278v2, whole genome shotgun sequence harbors:
- the LOC125027775 gene encoding putative F-box protein At1g47300 encodes the protein KEEEEEEEEEDDNDDDDEAEGERERERERERERERERERGKHSLIAIMTIKSVES